The DNA region ACGCTTACTTCACTGTATACAGCAGGACATTTGCCTTACACATTAATAGGTATCTTTGTTGTGGCTGGCTCGTTAGGTCAGTGGGTACAGCACAGATTACCAGTTATCAGCGAAAAAAACACATTTATTCGATGGGGCGCTGCGCTGATTATGGGACTGTTGATCTCATTGATTATCGCATTAGTATTGGGGCTTCCTTTACCTGATTTGCTGACAGCAGCGGTGTGGGGAGTGATTTCAGCCTATGTTGGATTGAATTTCCAACCTGTCTTCCGTTCCATTTTGATTTGGCGCTTGCAGATTTTTGGTGTGCTCACTGCGATTGTATGGAGTGGGGCGGCTAACAGCCTTGAATTCATGCAACCTCTTCAGGCGTATGCAGGAACCGTATATGCAGCGGGGGTCATCAGTTTTGCTGGTTGGTTGGTAGGTCAATACAGTGTACAGTTGGACCGGGCGATATTGAATGATGGTCAAAGAAGGATTGTGCTGCGTGAGTTTGCCCGGGCGAATCATCAGCGTTTGGTATGGATGCTGATTGTCATCGCAGGAATTGGCGCTTTCCCCAGTCTTGTTGCCTGGTTAGGTCCATTGCGTGACCGTCTCCTTGCCTGGATCAGAGGTTTACTGGGTTCGAGCTCCAATCAGGATGTTCCGATTACGCCCACAGCTCCCAATGAACCACCGTTGCTACCTGAAGGGATGGAGGCATCAGGGGAGCCCTCTGTTTTCTGGGATATCCTGGGTTGGATAGTTATGGGGGCTGTTGCAGTAGTTGTTCTGTGGCTTATCCTGCGGTTGGGGCAGAAGGCCATAAACAAACTTATGGATCGTTTCAAAGGGATGCTGCAACCCGGTCAGAAGAAGATAGAACCCCGTACAGAGTATGTGGATATCAGTGAAACGTTAGAGGCACCGGCGAGAACGCGGAAATCCTGGTTCCGCAAGAAGGAGTCGCTGCCTTCAAAGGATGCTGAACGTGTTCGATATTACTATCGGAAGTGGATCGACAGAGCTGCAGCCCGGGGAGTGGATATACAGAGTGCACATACGCCACTGGAGGCTGCGGAGGCCATTGTTCAGCATGGAGTCAGAGAAGATGATCAGAAGCTCTCTGCAATGCTGCCGGATAGTTATAATGCTGTTCGCTACGGGAAGAAAACCCCGGACGATTCCGAGATGAGTGAGATTGATCGGATATGGAAATCTTATCGAAGTAAATAAGTCGGGAATCCCTTTACTTTTCTTGTTGCGTTCAAGTATCATGAGAGGAATACACAAGTTGGTCAGAAAAGGAGCAGAGACATTAATGAAGACAAATCATTGCAAAATAGTAGATTGTACAATCCGTGATGGCGGGCTGGTAAATAATTGGGACTTTAGCGTGGACTTTGTTCAGCAGCTGTATGCTGGTTTGAATGAAGCCGGCGTTGATTATATGGAAATTGGATATAAAAATTCGCCGAAGCTCTTGAAGGGAGCGGAAGAGGCGGGACCATGGCGTTTTCTGAATGATGATTTCCTGCGCAAGGTTATTCCTCAGAAAGGAAACACCAAATTGTCTGCATTGGTTGATGTCGGTCGTGTAGATGAGAATGATATTCTGCCACGCAGCGAGAGCATGCTGGATCTGATCCGTGTAGCCTGTTACAGCAAAGATGTGGACAAGGCACTCGCTCTGGTTCAAACGTTCCATGACCGTGGGTATGAAACAACACTGAATATTATGGCACTGTCCAATGTAATGGAGAATGAACTGCTGGAAGCTTTTGAACTGATCAAGGAAAGTGCTGTGGATGTTGTATACATAGTGGACTCCTATGGTAGTCTGGATCATAATGACGTGAAATACCTGGTAGAGAAGTTCAAGACTCATTTGCCGAACAAACGTCTTGGTGTTCATACACACAATAACATGCAACTGGCATTCTCCAATACACTGATCGCGGCTGAGCTTGGTGTTGAACTGCTTGATGCTTCCGTATATGGAATGGGCCGTGCTGCCGGGAACTGTCCGACTGAACTGCTAGTTGCCCACTTGAAAGGCACGAAATACAATTTGCGTCCGGTGCTTGGTGTATTGGAGCAATTGATGGTCCCGCTCAGAGAAAAAGAAGAGTGGGGTTACATTCTGCCTTACATGATTACAGGTACGTTGGATGAGCATCCTCGTTCGGCAATGGCACTGCGTTCGTCAGAAGATAAAGATAAAGTTGTCGATTTTTTTGATAAACTGACAACACCAGAAGTGAATTTCGATAAATAAAATAGGCTAAAATTCAGTTGTAAACTAAAGAAACATGGAGTCCTATTGGGAATCCATGTTTTTTTAGTTCTAAATGCCTTATTTTTCGGCGTTTATATGAATATATATTCCTAGGAGTACATATTTTTTAGTTCACGTCTGCGGAATTAAATGTTATTATGTACCAGATAGCATGTTTGTGCATGTGAATTGAACGTTGGTAGATATGAAAATGTCGAATCTTGTAACAATAGATATTTTTATAGTTAAGGTATTTCAGGATAGGTGATCCC from Paenibacillus sp. JNUCC-31 includes:
- a CDS encoding DUF4129 domain-containing protein, yielding MSDSKSSKESLILSILAVLLIGVYLYPFLTLTSLYTAGHLPYTLIGIFVVAGSLGQWVQHRLPVISEKNTFIRWGAALIMGLLISLIIALVLGLPLPDLLTAAVWGVISAYVGLNFQPVFRSILIWRLQIFGVLTAIVWSGAANSLEFMQPLQAYAGTVYAAGVISFAGWLVGQYSVQLDRAILNDGQRRIVLREFARANHQRLVWMLIVIAGIGAFPSLVAWLGPLRDRLLAWIRGLLGSSSNQDVPITPTAPNEPPLLPEGMEASGEPSVFWDILGWIVMGAVAVVVLWLILRLGQKAINKLMDRFKGMLQPGQKKIEPRTEYVDISETLEAPARTRKSWFRKKESLPSKDAERVRYYYRKWIDRAAARGVDIQSAHTPLEAAEAIVQHGVREDDQKLSAMLPDSYNAVRYGKKTPDDSEMSEIDRIWKSYRSK
- a CDS encoding aldolase catalytic domain-containing protein, whose amino-acid sequence is MKTNHCKIVDCTIRDGGLVNNWDFSVDFVQQLYAGLNEAGVDYMEIGYKNSPKLLKGAEEAGPWRFLNDDFLRKVIPQKGNTKLSALVDVGRVDENDILPRSESMLDLIRVACYSKDVDKALALVQTFHDRGYETTLNIMALSNVMENELLEAFELIKESAVDVVYIVDSYGSLDHNDVKYLVEKFKTHLPNKRLGVHTHNNMQLAFSNTLIAAELGVELLDASVYGMGRAAGNCPTELLVAHLKGTKYNLRPVLGVLEQLMVPLREKEEWGYILPYMITGTLDEHPRSAMALRSSEDKDKVVDFFDKLTTPEVNFDK